One Pieris napi chromosome Z, ilPieNapi1.2, whole genome shotgun sequence DNA window includes the following coding sequences:
- the LOC125062374 gene encoding solute carrier family 35 member C2 isoform X1: protein MTVPKYQQLPVNSELDESILESKPRGKWSDVCFQKGLLSLGLILLYFSLSIGLTFYQRWLLKDFHFPLTVVMYHLIVKWLLSVCVRFVVGIITGQPQLVLPFITCLRSVGPTGLASGIDVGFSNWALELVTISLYTMTKSTTIIFILGFAILLGLEKKSWSLVGIVLTIATGLIMFTYNATQFNLMGFDFLLLASFAGGLRWTFAQLLMQKSKLGLHNPVDMVFHVQPWMFFSLLPFMLAFEGFKCFEKVIALAPAELFPTVLKVTVGATIAFAMEISEFLVVTYTSSLTLSIAGIIKELCILVLAVEVSGDQLSPINVVGLVVCLMGISGHIIHKVLVIKRVAGTVRILEDDDFVNIGKTRAPKAKERSEPLLENQKWQEASDESDIDSSLVIYEIMQRRDGS, encoded by the exons ATGACGGTTCCTAAATATCAACAGCTGCCGGTGAATTCTGAACTAGATGAAAGTATATTGGAAAGCAAACCCAGAGGAAAATGGTCTGATGTGTGTTTCCAAAAGGGGCTTCTGTCTCTgggtttgattttattatatttttctttatcaatTGGCCTTACATTTTATCAGAGATGGCTTTTAAAG gaTTTTCATTTTCCGCTTACAGTTGTTATGTATCACTTAATAGTAAAGTGGCTTTTATCTGTGTGTGTCCGATTTGTGGTTGGAATCATTACTGGTCAACCACAACTTGTTCTTCCATTTATCACCTGCCTTAGATCTGTAGGACCTACAGGCCTAGCAAGTGGGATTGATGTTGGATTTTCTAATTGGGCTCTGGAGCTAGTTACCATATCCCTATATACTATGACAAAGTCAAcaactataatttttattcttgGATTTGCTATACTGCTAGGTCTTGAAAAGAAG TCATGGTCACTAGTTGGGATCGTACTAACTATTGCAACTGGACTCATCATGTTTACGTACAATGCAACACAATTTAACTTGATGGGTTTTGATTTCCTACTCCTGGCGTCTTTTGCTGGGGGTCTACGTTGGACATTCGCTCAGCTCCTCATGCAGAAATCTAAACTTGGCTTACATAACCCAGTAGATATGGTATTTCATGTTCAACCTTGGATGTTCTTTTCTCTACTTCCGTTTATGCTTGCTTTTGAAG GATTCAAGTgttttgaaaaagtaattGCGCTGGCACCCGCAGAATTGTTTCCAACTGTACTTAAAGTTACAGTTGGAGCAACCATAGCATTTGCAATGGAAATTAGTGAATTTCTTGTTGTAACATACACATCTAGTCTGACTCTATCAATTGCTGGTATAATTAAG GAATTGTGTATTCTAGTCTTAGCGGTAGAAGTGAGTGGCGACCAACTAAGCCCCATAAATGTTGTTGGTTTGGTTGTCTGCTTAATGGGTATCAGTGGACATATAATACACAAGGTTTTGGTAATTAAAAGAGTGGCTGGTACAGTTCGCATCTTAGAAGATGACGATTTTGTAAATATCGGTAAGACTAGAGCACCTAAGGCGAAAGAAAGGAGTGAACCATTGTTAGAAAATCAGAAATGGCAAGAAGCTAGCGATGAAAGTGATATAGACAGTAGTCTAGTCATATATGAAATCATGCAGAGGCGAGATGGTAGTTAA